The following are from one region of the Cataglyphis hispanica isolate Lineage 1 chromosome 16, ULB_Chis1_1.0, whole genome shotgun sequence genome:
- the LOC126855651 gene encoding uncharacterized protein LOC126855651 isoform X3, whose amino-acid sequence MRIGARKRETQRERLKREISNEEHSEPRERSRDTVRAFERMSCQRRRVMCIEKRTSHARLACAVLFLVAIVPPLGLCQNAEARGTFGNGGRSDLSGDEPRTLRTHQQYSRDASSEEMEVLEKNRRMLSSQGVIKEPGGMEMEAGTRTRGDEGNKHLLWSENGAKIPLLWRNVNVTSLSKQQEGNFGSRTRKKRRRSKTSGVEDRVHDITEDNGENEISDRRDQSSRKRNDPFSKSRPRSREARKSRAERRRRKKKERKERNRGSGKSSRQNDKRQDVERGSSKREETTDTSKRSIEKSPNVIADRLTSLAEVVDGATTSSSLQRHSTLEVTKRLTRTTPRRGVYVADTVEREFSKQLEMEISKSTSKDLSILDDGIFDSSPKKSSGRDVEWSEVDGKSMDENASSNGKIGFRNSRYDAEKMLGYSRTKEDLPILDLENEVLERTLKDYNAYMRLKPALLPRESPPPPIPRTSGPHPPRKPIINSDESDDEETSTEVTGMMRDDSTSGDLSCINGTFLPAPLSRHALIKYVKSSTPGHEYLEADYECVPGYHMASSTSRLVCRSRQWLGQVPKCEIKQNPGGICAEASCEQDCNEINGRPVCSCYKGFRLVDGHKCIDINECLLNNGHGPCQDTCRNLMGGYKCSCEGLRDASLAADNHTCEHDKHTGPCSVNNAGCSHTCLSTMGRVFCLCPDGFILEDDWKTCQDVDECSVPDLQTELCRYGCINTPGSYRCAQPMELKDQPVLDKLSITCLPGYEQTSYGTCIDINSIECPPLNPVGRGYLICSRLATSKLWRDRRKVPNRPGTRCFLKCPRGYQLREEYELTCRSDGTWDGSENGRCVRYSKPRLECPRDVVAELPPGRDEAFVTFDQPATDLDWFRYVRSKPSWGTRLEASLKPGVHEITFFARHPVSKKQASCALRIIIKDGEAPKVKDCPGDIEVVGRNGTAITWTEPIFTDNVKVTRISNNESPGRRFDVGGHRIEYEASDEAGWSSKCVFTVVLRRE is encoded by the exons ATGAGAATcggagcgagaaagagagagacacagAGAGAACGTTTGAAACGCGAAATCTCTAACGAGGAACACTCAGAGCCACGCGAGCGGTCGCGCGACACGGTACGAGCGTTTGAACGCATGTCGTGTCAACGACGTCGCGTTATGTGCATCGAGAAACGTACGAGCCACGCGAGGCTCGCTTGTGCCGTTTTGTTTCTCGTGGCAATTGTTCCGCCGCTCG GACTCTGCCAAAATGCCGAGGCACGCGGTACATTCGGGAACGGGGGACGATCGGATCTTTCCGGCGACGAACCGCGCACTCTGCGAACCCATCAGCAGTATAG CCGGGACGCATCTTCTGAGGAAATGGAGGTGCTCGAGAAAAACAGAAGGATGCTCTCGTCGCAAGGTGTTATCAAGGAACCGGGGGGGATGGAAATGGAAGCAGGGACGAGGACCCGCGGCGATGAAGGCAACAAACATCTCCTTTGGTCGGAAAATGGTGCGAAAATTCCGCTTCTTTGGCGAAACGTAAATGTCA CAAGTTTGAGTAAGCAGCAAGAGGGCAACTTTGGAAGTCGAACACGCAAAAAACGTCGTAGAAGTAAGACTTCTGGTGTCGAGGATCGCGTACATGACATTACCGAGGATAATGGCGAGAACGAGATATCGGACAGGCGGGATCAATCGTCGCGGAAGAGGAATGACCCTTTCTCAAAGTCAAGGCCGAGGAGTCGAGAAGCGCGAAAATCCCGTGCGGAAAGACGAAggcggaaaaagaaagagaggaaggagcGTAATAGAGGAAGCGGGAAGAGCTCGCGGCAAAACGACAAGCGACAAGATGTGGAGCGAGGCTCGTCGAAGCGTGAAGAGACGACCGACACGTCCAAACGCTCGATCGAAAAATCGCCGAACGTCATCGCCGATCGTTTGACCTCGTTGGCGGAAGTTGTCGATGGTGCTACAACATCGTCGAGTCTCCAGCGTCATTCGACGCTCGAGGTGACCAAGAGGCTAACAAGAACGACGCCTCGTCGTGGTGTTTACGTGGCCGACACGGTGGAGAGGGAATTCTCCAAACAGCTTGAGATGGAGATTTCCAAGTCGACGTCGAAGGACTTGTCGATTCTGGACGACGGTATTTTCGATAGCTCTCCGAAGAAATCGAGCGGACGAGATGTCGAATGGAGTGAAGTCGACGGGAAAAGTATGGACGAGAACGCTTCGTCGAACGGCAAAATTGGTTTCAGGAACTCGCGTTACGATGCCGAGAAGATGCTGGGTTATTCGAGGACCAAGGAGGATTTACCGATCCTCGATCTGGAGAATGAGGTGCTGGAGAGGACCTTGAAGGACTACAACGCGTATATGAGGCTGAAGCCGGCGTTGTTGCCGCGCGAatcaccgccgccgccgattCCTCGCACCTCCGGTCCTCATCCGCCGAGAAAGCCGATAATTAATTCGGACGAGAGCGACGACGAAGAAACAAGCACGGAAGTCACTGGCATGATGCGGGACGACAGCACGAGCGGGGATTTATCTTGCATAAACGGGACGTTCCTGCCGGCGCCTCTATCTCGCCACGCTCTGATCAAATATGTAAA GTCCTCGACCCCGGGGCACGAGTATTTGGAAGCCGATTACGAGTGTGTGCCAGGCTACCATATGGCATCCTCCACGAGCCGATTAGTCTGCAGGAGTCGTCAGTGGCTCGGACAGGTGCCAAAGTGCGAGATCAAGCAAAACCCGGGCGGGATATGTGCCGAGGCATCCTGCGAGCAGGATTGCAACGAAATTAACGGGCGTCCCGTCTGCTCCTGCTACAAGGGATTCAGATTGGTGGACGGCCACAAATGCATCG ACATCAACGAATGTTTACTGAACAACGGCCACGGTCCTTGTCAGGACACCTGCCGAAATCTTATGGGAGGATACAAATGCTCCTGCGAGGGTCTGCGCGACGCATCACTAGCCGCTGACAATCACACGTGCGAACATGACAAGCACACGGGTCCGTGCAGCGTCAACAATGCTGGATGCTCTCACACGTGTTTGTCCACGATGGGTCGAGTATTCTGCCTGTGTCCCGACGGCTTTATCCTCGAGGATGACTGGAAGACTTGTCAAG ATGTGGATGAATGTTCGGTGCCGGATCTTCAGACGGAGTTGTGTCGCTACGGGTGCATCAACACCCCGGGTTCCTATCGATGCGCGCAACCTATGGAGCTGAAGGATCAGCCAGTTTTGGACAAGCTGTCCATCACTTGCCTGCCGGGTTACGAACAGACTTCCTATGGAACGTGCATCG ACATAAATAGCATCGAGTGTCCACCGTTAAATCCGGTCGGTCGTGGTTATTTAATATGTTCGCGATTAGCCACGTCCAAATTGTGGCGAGACAGACGAAAAGTGCCCAATCGACCCGGCACGAGATGCTTCTTGAAATGTCCTCGTGGATATCAGCTTCGCGAGGAATACGAATTGACCTGTCGATCCGATGGCACGTGGGACGGATCGGAGAACGGAAGATGCGTCC GATATAGCAAGCCCCGATTGGAATGTCCGAGGGACGTCGTAGCCGAATTACCGCCCGGTAGGGATGAGGCGTTCGTCACCTTCGATCAACCGGCGACGGATCTCGATTGGTTCCGATACGTGCGATCGAAACCATCCTGGGGTACGCGTCTCGAGGCCAGCCTGAAACCCGGAGTGCACGAGATTACGTTCTTCGCGCGACACCCGGTATCGAAGAAGCAGGCCAGCTGCGCGCTGCGCATTATCATCAAAG ACGGCGAGGCACCGAAAGTCAAAGATTGTCCGGGGGACATCGAAGTCGTCGGGAGAAATGGAACTGCGATCACGTGGACGGAGCCAATCTTCACGGATAATGTCAAGGTGACGCGGATCAGTAATAATGAG AGCCCGGGTCGTCGCTTCGATGTCGGCGGTCACAGGATCGAGTACGAGGCGAGTGACGAGGCCGGTTGGTCGAGCAAGTGCGTCTTCACCGTGGTCCTCCGTCGAGAATAA
- the LOC126855651 gene encoding uncharacterized protein LOC126855651 isoform X2, which yields MRIGARKRETQRERLKREISNEEHSEPRERSRDTVRAFERMSCQRRRVMCIEKRTSHARLACAVLFLVAIVPPLGLCQNAEARGTFGNGGRSDLSGDEPRTLRTHQQYSRDASSEEMEVLEKNRRMLSSQGVIKEPGGMEMEAGTRTRGDEGNKHLLWSENASLSKQQEGNFGSRTRKKRRRSKTSGVEDRVHDITEDNGENEISDRRDQSSRKRNDPFSKSRPRSREARKSRAERRRRKKKERKERNRGSGKSSRQNDKRQDVERGSSKREETTDTSKRSIEKSPNVIADRLTSLAEVVDGATTSSSLQRHSTLEVTKRLTRTTPRRGVYVADTVEREFSKQLEMEISKSTSKDLSILDDGIFDSSPKKSSGRDVEWSEVDGKSMDENASSNGKIGFRNSRYDAEKMLGYSRTKEDLPILDLENEVLERTLKDYNAYMRLKPALLPRESPPPPIPRTSGPHPPRKPIINSDESDDEETSTEVTGMMRDDSTSGDLSCINGTFLPAPLSRHALIKYVKSSTPGHEYLEADYECVPGYHMASSTSRLVCRSRQWLGQVPKCEIKQNPGGICAEASCEQDCNEINGRPVCSCYKGFRLVDGHKCIDINECLLNNGHGPCQDTCRNLMGGYKCSCEGLRDASLAADNHTCEHDKHTGPCSVNNAGCSHTCLSTMGRVFCLCPDGFILEDDWKTCQDVDECSVPDLQTELCRYGCINTPGSYRCAQPMELKDQPVLDKLSITCLPGYEQTSYGTCIDINECAVDNGGCTEVCENTDGSFFCACDGDEKALSSDGKSCVDINSIECPPLNPVGRGYLICSRLATSKLWRDRRKVPNRPGTRCFLKCPRGYQLREEYELTCRSDGTWDGSENGRCVRYSKPRLECPRDVVAELPPGRDEAFVTFDQPATDLDWFRYVRSKPSWGTRLEASLKPGVHEITFFARHPVSKKQASCALRIIIKDGEAPKVKDCPGDIEVVGRNGTAITWTEPIFTDNVKVTRISNNESPGRRFDVGGHRIEYEASDEAGWSSKCVFTVVLRRE from the exons ATGAGAATcggagcgagaaagagagagacacagAGAGAACGTTTGAAACGCGAAATCTCTAACGAGGAACACTCAGAGCCACGCGAGCGGTCGCGCGACACGGTACGAGCGTTTGAACGCATGTCGTGTCAACGACGTCGCGTTATGTGCATCGAGAAACGTACGAGCCACGCGAGGCTCGCTTGTGCCGTTTTGTTTCTCGTGGCAATTGTTCCGCCGCTCG GACTCTGCCAAAATGCCGAGGCACGCGGTACATTCGGGAACGGGGGACGATCGGATCTTTCCGGCGACGAACCGCGCACTCTGCGAACCCATCAGCAGTATAG CCGGGACGCATCTTCTGAGGAAATGGAGGTGCTCGAGAAAAACAGAAGGATGCTCTCGTCGCAAGGTGTTATCAAGGAACCGGGGGGGATGGAAATGGAAGCAGGGACGAGGACCCGCGGCGATGAAGGCAACAAACATCTCCTTTGGTCGGAAAATG CAAGTTTGAGTAAGCAGCAAGAGGGCAACTTTGGAAGTCGAACACGCAAAAAACGTCGTAGAAGTAAGACTTCTGGTGTCGAGGATCGCGTACATGACATTACCGAGGATAATGGCGAGAACGAGATATCGGACAGGCGGGATCAATCGTCGCGGAAGAGGAATGACCCTTTCTCAAAGTCAAGGCCGAGGAGTCGAGAAGCGCGAAAATCCCGTGCGGAAAGACGAAggcggaaaaagaaagagaggaaggagcGTAATAGAGGAAGCGGGAAGAGCTCGCGGCAAAACGACAAGCGACAAGATGTGGAGCGAGGCTCGTCGAAGCGTGAAGAGACGACCGACACGTCCAAACGCTCGATCGAAAAATCGCCGAACGTCATCGCCGATCGTTTGACCTCGTTGGCGGAAGTTGTCGATGGTGCTACAACATCGTCGAGTCTCCAGCGTCATTCGACGCTCGAGGTGACCAAGAGGCTAACAAGAACGACGCCTCGTCGTGGTGTTTACGTGGCCGACACGGTGGAGAGGGAATTCTCCAAACAGCTTGAGATGGAGATTTCCAAGTCGACGTCGAAGGACTTGTCGATTCTGGACGACGGTATTTTCGATAGCTCTCCGAAGAAATCGAGCGGACGAGATGTCGAATGGAGTGAAGTCGACGGGAAAAGTATGGACGAGAACGCTTCGTCGAACGGCAAAATTGGTTTCAGGAACTCGCGTTACGATGCCGAGAAGATGCTGGGTTATTCGAGGACCAAGGAGGATTTACCGATCCTCGATCTGGAGAATGAGGTGCTGGAGAGGACCTTGAAGGACTACAACGCGTATATGAGGCTGAAGCCGGCGTTGTTGCCGCGCGAatcaccgccgccgccgattCCTCGCACCTCCGGTCCTCATCCGCCGAGAAAGCCGATAATTAATTCGGACGAGAGCGACGACGAAGAAACAAGCACGGAAGTCACTGGCATGATGCGGGACGACAGCACGAGCGGGGATTTATCTTGCATAAACGGGACGTTCCTGCCGGCGCCTCTATCTCGCCACGCTCTGATCAAATATGTAAA GTCCTCGACCCCGGGGCACGAGTATTTGGAAGCCGATTACGAGTGTGTGCCAGGCTACCATATGGCATCCTCCACGAGCCGATTAGTCTGCAGGAGTCGTCAGTGGCTCGGACAGGTGCCAAAGTGCGAGATCAAGCAAAACCCGGGCGGGATATGTGCCGAGGCATCCTGCGAGCAGGATTGCAACGAAATTAACGGGCGTCCCGTCTGCTCCTGCTACAAGGGATTCAGATTGGTGGACGGCCACAAATGCATCG ACATCAACGAATGTTTACTGAACAACGGCCACGGTCCTTGTCAGGACACCTGCCGAAATCTTATGGGAGGATACAAATGCTCCTGCGAGGGTCTGCGCGACGCATCACTAGCCGCTGACAATCACACGTGCGAACATGACAAGCACACGGGTCCGTGCAGCGTCAACAATGCTGGATGCTCTCACACGTGTTTGTCCACGATGGGTCGAGTATTCTGCCTGTGTCCCGACGGCTTTATCCTCGAGGATGACTGGAAGACTTGTCAAG ATGTGGATGAATGTTCGGTGCCGGATCTTCAGACGGAGTTGTGTCGCTACGGGTGCATCAACACCCCGGGTTCCTATCGATGCGCGCAACCTATGGAGCTGAAGGATCAGCCAGTTTTGGACAAGCTGTCCATCACTTGCCTGCCGGGTTACGAACAGACTTCCTATGGAACGTGCATCG atatcaaCGAGTGCGCGGTTGATAACGGAGGTTGCACGGAGGTGTGCGAGAATACAGACGGTAGCTTCTTCTGCGCTTGCGACGGGGATGAAAAAGCTCTGTCATCGGATGGAAAATCCTGCGTAG ACATAAATAGCATCGAGTGTCCACCGTTAAATCCGGTCGGTCGTGGTTATTTAATATGTTCGCGATTAGCCACGTCCAAATTGTGGCGAGACAGACGAAAAGTGCCCAATCGACCCGGCACGAGATGCTTCTTGAAATGTCCTCGTGGATATCAGCTTCGCGAGGAATACGAATTGACCTGTCGATCCGATGGCACGTGGGACGGATCGGAGAACGGAAGATGCGTCC GATATAGCAAGCCCCGATTGGAATGTCCGAGGGACGTCGTAGCCGAATTACCGCCCGGTAGGGATGAGGCGTTCGTCACCTTCGATCAACCGGCGACGGATCTCGATTGGTTCCGATACGTGCGATCGAAACCATCCTGGGGTACGCGTCTCGAGGCCAGCCTGAAACCCGGAGTGCACGAGATTACGTTCTTCGCGCGACACCCGGTATCGAAGAAGCAGGCCAGCTGCGCGCTGCGCATTATCATCAAAG ACGGCGAGGCACCGAAAGTCAAAGATTGTCCGGGGGACATCGAAGTCGTCGGGAGAAATGGAACTGCGATCACGTGGACGGAGCCAATCTTCACGGATAATGTCAAGGTGACGCGGATCAGTAATAATGAG AGCCCGGGTCGTCGCTTCGATGTCGGCGGTCACAGGATCGAGTACGAGGCGAGTGACGAGGCCGGTTGGTCGAGCAAGTGCGTCTTCACCGTGGTCCTCCGTCGAGAATAA
- the LOC126855651 gene encoding uncharacterized protein LOC126855651 isoform X1, which translates to MRIGARKRETQRERLKREISNEEHSEPRERSRDTVRAFERMSCQRRRVMCIEKRTSHARLACAVLFLVAIVPPLGLCQNAEARGTFGNGGRSDLSGDEPRTLRTHQQYSRDASSEEMEVLEKNRRMLSSQGVIKEPGGMEMEAGTRTRGDEGNKHLLWSENGAKIPLLWRNVNVTSLSKQQEGNFGSRTRKKRRRSKTSGVEDRVHDITEDNGENEISDRRDQSSRKRNDPFSKSRPRSREARKSRAERRRRKKKERKERNRGSGKSSRQNDKRQDVERGSSKREETTDTSKRSIEKSPNVIADRLTSLAEVVDGATTSSSLQRHSTLEVTKRLTRTTPRRGVYVADTVEREFSKQLEMEISKSTSKDLSILDDGIFDSSPKKSSGRDVEWSEVDGKSMDENASSNGKIGFRNSRYDAEKMLGYSRTKEDLPILDLENEVLERTLKDYNAYMRLKPALLPRESPPPPIPRTSGPHPPRKPIINSDESDDEETSTEVTGMMRDDSTSGDLSCINGTFLPAPLSRHALIKYVKSSTPGHEYLEADYECVPGYHMASSTSRLVCRSRQWLGQVPKCEIKQNPGGICAEASCEQDCNEINGRPVCSCYKGFRLVDGHKCIDINECLLNNGHGPCQDTCRNLMGGYKCSCEGLRDASLAADNHTCEHDKHTGPCSVNNAGCSHTCLSTMGRVFCLCPDGFILEDDWKTCQDVDECSVPDLQTELCRYGCINTPGSYRCAQPMELKDQPVLDKLSITCLPGYEQTSYGTCIDINECAVDNGGCTEVCENTDGSFFCACDGDEKALSSDGKSCVDINSIECPPLNPVGRGYLICSRLATSKLWRDRRKVPNRPGTRCFLKCPRGYQLREEYELTCRSDGTWDGSENGRCVRYSKPRLECPRDVVAELPPGRDEAFVTFDQPATDLDWFRYVRSKPSWGTRLEASLKPGVHEITFFARHPVSKKQASCALRIIIKDGEAPKVKDCPGDIEVVGRNGTAITWTEPIFTDNVKVTRISNNESPGRRFDVGGHRIEYEASDEAGWSSKCVFTVVLRRE; encoded by the exons ATGAGAATcggagcgagaaagagagagacacagAGAGAACGTTTGAAACGCGAAATCTCTAACGAGGAACACTCAGAGCCACGCGAGCGGTCGCGCGACACGGTACGAGCGTTTGAACGCATGTCGTGTCAACGACGTCGCGTTATGTGCATCGAGAAACGTACGAGCCACGCGAGGCTCGCTTGTGCCGTTTTGTTTCTCGTGGCAATTGTTCCGCCGCTCG GACTCTGCCAAAATGCCGAGGCACGCGGTACATTCGGGAACGGGGGACGATCGGATCTTTCCGGCGACGAACCGCGCACTCTGCGAACCCATCAGCAGTATAG CCGGGACGCATCTTCTGAGGAAATGGAGGTGCTCGAGAAAAACAGAAGGATGCTCTCGTCGCAAGGTGTTATCAAGGAACCGGGGGGGATGGAAATGGAAGCAGGGACGAGGACCCGCGGCGATGAAGGCAACAAACATCTCCTTTGGTCGGAAAATGGTGCGAAAATTCCGCTTCTTTGGCGAAACGTAAATGTCA CAAGTTTGAGTAAGCAGCAAGAGGGCAACTTTGGAAGTCGAACACGCAAAAAACGTCGTAGAAGTAAGACTTCTGGTGTCGAGGATCGCGTACATGACATTACCGAGGATAATGGCGAGAACGAGATATCGGACAGGCGGGATCAATCGTCGCGGAAGAGGAATGACCCTTTCTCAAAGTCAAGGCCGAGGAGTCGAGAAGCGCGAAAATCCCGTGCGGAAAGACGAAggcggaaaaagaaagagaggaaggagcGTAATAGAGGAAGCGGGAAGAGCTCGCGGCAAAACGACAAGCGACAAGATGTGGAGCGAGGCTCGTCGAAGCGTGAAGAGACGACCGACACGTCCAAACGCTCGATCGAAAAATCGCCGAACGTCATCGCCGATCGTTTGACCTCGTTGGCGGAAGTTGTCGATGGTGCTACAACATCGTCGAGTCTCCAGCGTCATTCGACGCTCGAGGTGACCAAGAGGCTAACAAGAACGACGCCTCGTCGTGGTGTTTACGTGGCCGACACGGTGGAGAGGGAATTCTCCAAACAGCTTGAGATGGAGATTTCCAAGTCGACGTCGAAGGACTTGTCGATTCTGGACGACGGTATTTTCGATAGCTCTCCGAAGAAATCGAGCGGACGAGATGTCGAATGGAGTGAAGTCGACGGGAAAAGTATGGACGAGAACGCTTCGTCGAACGGCAAAATTGGTTTCAGGAACTCGCGTTACGATGCCGAGAAGATGCTGGGTTATTCGAGGACCAAGGAGGATTTACCGATCCTCGATCTGGAGAATGAGGTGCTGGAGAGGACCTTGAAGGACTACAACGCGTATATGAGGCTGAAGCCGGCGTTGTTGCCGCGCGAatcaccgccgccgccgattCCTCGCACCTCCGGTCCTCATCCGCCGAGAAAGCCGATAATTAATTCGGACGAGAGCGACGACGAAGAAACAAGCACGGAAGTCACTGGCATGATGCGGGACGACAGCACGAGCGGGGATTTATCTTGCATAAACGGGACGTTCCTGCCGGCGCCTCTATCTCGCCACGCTCTGATCAAATATGTAAA GTCCTCGACCCCGGGGCACGAGTATTTGGAAGCCGATTACGAGTGTGTGCCAGGCTACCATATGGCATCCTCCACGAGCCGATTAGTCTGCAGGAGTCGTCAGTGGCTCGGACAGGTGCCAAAGTGCGAGATCAAGCAAAACCCGGGCGGGATATGTGCCGAGGCATCCTGCGAGCAGGATTGCAACGAAATTAACGGGCGTCCCGTCTGCTCCTGCTACAAGGGATTCAGATTGGTGGACGGCCACAAATGCATCG ACATCAACGAATGTTTACTGAACAACGGCCACGGTCCTTGTCAGGACACCTGCCGAAATCTTATGGGAGGATACAAATGCTCCTGCGAGGGTCTGCGCGACGCATCACTAGCCGCTGACAATCACACGTGCGAACATGACAAGCACACGGGTCCGTGCAGCGTCAACAATGCTGGATGCTCTCACACGTGTTTGTCCACGATGGGTCGAGTATTCTGCCTGTGTCCCGACGGCTTTATCCTCGAGGATGACTGGAAGACTTGTCAAG ATGTGGATGAATGTTCGGTGCCGGATCTTCAGACGGAGTTGTGTCGCTACGGGTGCATCAACACCCCGGGTTCCTATCGATGCGCGCAACCTATGGAGCTGAAGGATCAGCCAGTTTTGGACAAGCTGTCCATCACTTGCCTGCCGGGTTACGAACAGACTTCCTATGGAACGTGCATCG atatcaaCGAGTGCGCGGTTGATAACGGAGGTTGCACGGAGGTGTGCGAGAATACAGACGGTAGCTTCTTCTGCGCTTGCGACGGGGATGAAAAAGCTCTGTCATCGGATGGAAAATCCTGCGTAG ACATAAATAGCATCGAGTGTCCACCGTTAAATCCGGTCGGTCGTGGTTATTTAATATGTTCGCGATTAGCCACGTCCAAATTGTGGCGAGACAGACGAAAAGTGCCCAATCGACCCGGCACGAGATGCTTCTTGAAATGTCCTCGTGGATATCAGCTTCGCGAGGAATACGAATTGACCTGTCGATCCGATGGCACGTGGGACGGATCGGAGAACGGAAGATGCGTCC GATATAGCAAGCCCCGATTGGAATGTCCGAGGGACGTCGTAGCCGAATTACCGCCCGGTAGGGATGAGGCGTTCGTCACCTTCGATCAACCGGCGACGGATCTCGATTGGTTCCGATACGTGCGATCGAAACCATCCTGGGGTACGCGTCTCGAGGCCAGCCTGAAACCCGGAGTGCACGAGATTACGTTCTTCGCGCGACACCCGGTATCGAAGAAGCAGGCCAGCTGCGCGCTGCGCATTATCATCAAAG ACGGCGAGGCACCGAAAGTCAAAGATTGTCCGGGGGACATCGAAGTCGTCGGGAGAAATGGAACTGCGATCACGTGGACGGAGCCAATCTTCACGGATAATGTCAAGGTGACGCGGATCAGTAATAATGAG AGCCCGGGTCGTCGCTTCGATGTCGGCGGTCACAGGATCGAGTACGAGGCGAGTGACGAGGCCGGTTGGTCGAGCAAGTGCGTCTTCACCGTGGTCCTCCGTCGAGAATAA